Proteins from one Oscillatoria nigro-viridis PCC 7112 genomic window:
- the glyS gene encoding glycine--tRNA ligase subunit beta gives MANFLLEIGTEELPASFVSGSAQQWQRLVPASLAEESLTNDSINVYATPRRLAVLVKGLPVQQLDREEEVKGPPASSAFKDGKPTKAAEGFAKKQGVEIDALEVRATDKGDFVFVLKKIPGRMSADILTELVPQWINKLEGKRFMRWADGDLKFPRPIRSMVALLDDTVLPITLVSGSDTVKSDRISQGHRVLYTPPTPQKEGISLPTPPLGKGGTGGVSIPQAEDYVECMRAACVEVDRTQRKNLIKAQVEAAATKQGGYAAITEELLEEVTDLVEWPNAVVGKFDEEFLILPPEVITTIIVTNQRYFPILKSPDYPELLPYFITISNGDPAKAAIIAAGNERVVRARLADGQFFYKADLVKPLEDYLPKLETVTFQEDLGTVRAKVDRLCKIASLIVNQLQITEEEQADVARAALLCKADLVTQMVYELPEMQGIMGQKYALASGESEAVATAIFEHYLPRGAGDNLPQTLTGQVVGIADKLDTLVSIFGLGMLPTGSSDPFALRRAANAITNIIWAAQLPVNLHQLLAEVVAEFTAARPETPGELLDQLYDFFLQRIRTLLQEEKNVDYDLVNAVLGENDPEYTERALRDLLDALERALFLQEIRNNKTLDLIYETVNRSTRLAAQGDLDKVELEPKNAVKPELFQKSSEQAFYDAVVQLVPQTLLSKQTRNYQQLVDSLTEIAPTVSNFFDGPESVLVMDSDPEIKQNRLNLLGLLRNHARVLADFGAIVKS, from the coding sequence TGACAAATGACTCAATTAATGTATACGCTACTCCGAGGCGTTTGGCCGTTCTCGTGAAAGGACTGCCAGTTCAGCAATTAGATAGAGAAGAAGAGGTAAAAGGGCCGCCCGCGAGTTCGGCTTTTAAAGACGGCAAACCGACGAAAGCAGCCGAAGGTTTTGCGAAAAAGCAGGGCGTAGAAATTGATGCTTTGGAAGTTCGCGCTACCGATAAAGGCGATTTTGTGTTTGTGCTCAAAAAGATTCCGGGGCGGATGAGTGCGGATATTTTGACAGAACTTGTGCCGCAGTGGATTAATAAGTTAGAAGGCAAAAGATTTATGCGGTGGGCCGACGGAGATTTGAAGTTTCCGCGCCCGATTCGATCGATGGTGGCACTGTTGGATGATACTGTACTGCCAATTACATTGGTGAGCGGTTCGGATACGGTCAAGAGCGATCGAATTTCCCAAGGACACCGGGTGTTATACACCCCCCCTACACCCCAGAAGGAGGGGATATCGCTTCCTACACCCCCCCTTGGCAAGGGGGGGACGGGGGGGGTTTCGATTCCCCAAGCCGAGGATTATGTCGAGTGTATGCGGGCTGCTTGCGTGGAGGTCGATCGAACCCAGCGCAAAAATCTAATTAAAGCACAAGTAGAAGCCGCAGCGACAAAACAAGGCGGTTACGCCGCCATTACCGAAGAATTGTTAGAAGAAGTCACCGACTTAGTAGAATGGCCGAACGCAGTTGTCGGCAAATTTGACGAGGAATTTTTGATATTGCCGCCGGAAGTAATCACCACAATTATTGTTACAAACCAGCGGTATTTTCCCATCCTCAAAAGCCCAGATTATCCCGAACTTCTGCCCTACTTTATTACAATTTCCAACGGCGACCCTGCTAAAGCCGCGATTATTGCCGCCGGTAACGAGCGAGTAGTGCGGGCGAGATTGGCAGACGGTCAGTTTTTCTACAAAGCAGACTTGGTAAAGCCTCTAGAGGATTATTTGCCCAAGTTGGAAACAGTTACTTTCCAGGAAGATTTGGGGACAGTACGCGCAAAGGTCGATCGCCTGTGCAAGATTGCCAGTTTAATTGTCAATCAACTGCAAATCACAGAGGAAGAGCAAGCTGATGTAGCAAGAGCAGCCTTACTTTGCAAAGCCGACCTCGTAACCCAAATGGTTTACGAACTTCCCGAAATGCAAGGAATTATGGGGCAGAAATACGCCTTAGCAAGTGGCGAATCGGAAGCAGTAGCCACAGCGATTTTTGAACATTATTTGCCCAGAGGTGCGGGCGACAATTTGCCCCAAACTCTCACAGGTCAAGTTGTGGGAATAGCCGACAAATTAGATACATTAGTCAGCATCTTCGGTTTGGGAATGTTGCCGACTGGTTCATCCGATCCCTTCGCTTTGCGCCGCGCAGCCAATGCAATAACTAACATTATTTGGGCGGCTCAGTTGCCAGTCAACTTGCACCAGTTGCTCGCAGAAGTTGTTGCCGAATTTACCGCAGCGCGCCCAGAAACACCTGGGGAGTTGCTGGATCAGTTATACGACTTTTTCTTGCAAAGAATTCGGACTTTGTTGCAAGAAGAAAAGAATGTAGATTACGATTTGGTAAATGCAGTTTTGGGAGAAAACGACCCAGAATATACTGAACGAGCATTGAGAGATTTGTTGGACGCACTGGAAAGAGCGCTTTTCCTGCAAGAAATCCGCAATAACAAGACTTTGGATCTGATATACGAAACAGTCAACCGTTCAACTCGTTTGGCAGCTCAAGGTGATTTGGATAAAGTAGAATTGGAACCGAAAAATGCGGTGAAACCTGAGTTATTTCAAAAGTCGTCTGAACAAGCTTTTTACGATGCAGTAGTGCAGTTAGTGCCGCAAACGCTGCTATCCAAACAAACTCGGAATTACCAGCAGTTAGTAGATAGTTTGACAGAAATTGCTCCGACTGTCAGCAACTTTTTCGACGGGCCAGAAAGCGTTTTGGTGATGGATTCTGACCCCGAAATTAAACAAAATCGGTTGAATTTACTGGGTTTGCTGCGGAATCACGCGCGGGTGTTGGCTGACTTTGGGGCGATCGTGAAAAGTTAG